A single Natrinema pellirubrum DSM 15624 DNA region contains:
- a CDS encoding chemotaxis protein CheA, with amino-acid sequence MTEYLTDFVQESEERITELNNALLTLERDPDDEEAMEEIFRIAHTLKGNCGAMGLESASDLAHAIEDLLDAVRGGDIEVTPELMDVVFDAVDELETMIDEVAADGEIDTDPSATIDAVREYLERDTARPGLASPTPEEIDEICSRFAPPTDDDRDVYLARLDIAEREGVNNGKLVVDALIDAFELMGTAPSRDRIEADEYDRGFDAVFATAVGEAAIASGLEPVEEVDDFEIVDVDDRFEAAPADDPGDVAAEDITSADAQDLEVDELLDEFNEFDNLDEMVEDVEDEELDAFEDMGEAGSFDDLLDEEDVEELEAEPGQPPAEHREPDAASGGANADAAAGGSAADDGDDGDDEVDDASAVFDELKDEVEMVGFDELQDELEELEFDEFDEDEEVDMDELLGEEADDDAFLEGEEPTESAVDDMLVDAETEPAADELAAGESEVGGSADAEETADTDVVAAPASDDRESGTESDEPATDAPETEPADGIEADTTAEPADEPEATSDTAGSPASAEATAESADTEAETALEKSTEPDGTAAPDADDADDTEPGAAETDRPADDPIVVDDAPADEAGVSDADTEPAIDDATDESVAVDADDGAPTDLETETDDGTDLEEADTATAGADTVDDVETDDGAETPAADSSVADADIEAGTADDSFGTDDGFEPSAGFDDGLETADEDPFGDEPIDDAADSFGADDEFEVSADSVDLEDGDDGFGGFDDDIDDGLDDDAFDDTDAFDVDTDFGSSTDESESGSESSFGDDADDDESDDVVRTVEEPEFEIPDIEIPDTDVEQDADDEADEIQSVRVDVEQVDSLLNLVEGLVTSRVRLRHAAEANDDNDALETELDALSDLTTDLQETVMDIRLVPLRTVTNRLPRVVRDIAREQDKEVAFEMTGEDVELDRSILDRIGDPLIHLVRNAVDHGVEPPAEREAADKPTEGSVEVHADRESDRVTITVEDDGSGLDPDRLRDEAVEAGVLEPEVAAELPDEDAYDLIFHPGLSTADEVTDVSGRGVGMDVVKRTVEDLEGMVSIDSEAGEGTTVTMELPVTVAIDEILFVESGGEEFGVPTKAVRDIEPASAIETTDGESILPGEDGDYPVVSLADILETPAAGANGNGMVVRIRDDVREVALHCDRVSGQQEVVVKPFEGFMSGVPGISGATVRGRGEVVNILDVTTL; translated from the coding sequence ATGACTGAGTATCTGACGGACTTCGTGCAGGAGAGCGAAGAACGAATCACGGAGCTGAACAACGCCTTGTTGACCCTCGAGCGGGATCCGGACGACGAGGAGGCGATGGAAGAGATCTTCCGGATCGCACACACGCTCAAGGGCAACTGTGGGGCGATGGGGCTGGAGTCGGCCAGCGATCTCGCACACGCGATCGAGGACTTACTCGACGCCGTCCGCGGGGGCGACATCGAAGTGACGCCGGAGCTAATGGACGTCGTCTTCGACGCGGTCGACGAACTCGAGACGATGATCGACGAGGTCGCCGCCGACGGCGAGATCGACACCGATCCGTCGGCGACGATCGACGCGGTTCGGGAGTACCTCGAGCGAGATACAGCCCGGCCCGGGCTCGCATCGCCGACGCCCGAGGAGATCGACGAGATCTGTTCGCGGTTCGCACCCCCAACCGACGACGACCGGGACGTCTACCTCGCCCGTCTCGACATCGCCGAACGCGAGGGCGTCAACAACGGCAAACTGGTCGTCGATGCGCTGATCGACGCCTTCGAGCTGATGGGAACCGCCCCGTCTCGGGATCGAATCGAGGCCGACGAGTACGACCGCGGCTTCGACGCCGTCTTCGCGACCGCGGTCGGCGAGGCCGCGATCGCCTCCGGCCTCGAGCCCGTCGAGGAGGTCGACGATTTCGAGATCGTCGACGTCGACGATCGGTTCGAGGCCGCGCCGGCGGACGACCCCGGTGACGTCGCGGCCGAAGACATCACCTCCGCCGACGCACAGGACCTCGAGGTCGACGAGTTGCTCGATGAGTTCAACGAGTTCGACAACCTAGACGAGATGGTCGAGGACGTCGAGGACGAGGAACTCGACGCCTTCGAGGACATGGGCGAGGCCGGGTCCTTCGACGACCTGCTCGACGAGGAGGATGTCGAGGAACTCGAGGCCGAGCCGGGCCAACCGCCGGCCGAACACCGCGAGCCGGACGCGGCGTCCGGCGGCGCCAATGCCGACGCTGCGGCCGGTGGGTCGGCGGCCGACGACGGCGACGACGGCGACGACGAGGTCGACGACGCCAGCGCGGTCTTCGACGAACTCAAAGACGAGGTCGAGATGGTCGGTTTCGACGAACTGCAGGACGAACTCGAGGAACTCGAGTTCGACGAGTTCGACGAGGACGAAGAAGTCGACATGGACGAACTCCTCGGTGAGGAGGCCGACGACGACGCGTTCCTCGAGGGCGAAGAGCCTACCGAGAGCGCTGTCGACGACATGCTCGTCGACGCGGAGACGGAACCGGCAGCCGATGAACTGGCGGCCGGCGAGTCGGAGGTCGGCGGTTCCGCGGACGCCGAGGAGACGGCCGATACCGACGTGGTCGCTGCCCCCGCTTCCGACGACCGCGAGAGCGGGACCGAAAGCGACGAGCCGGCGACCGATGCTCCCGAAACCGAACCGGCCGACGGGATCGAGGCGGACACGACGGCGGAGCCGGCCGACGAACCCGAAGCGACGTCCGATACTGCGGGCTCGCCGGCGTCGGCCGAGGCCACCGCCGAGTCCGCCGACACTGAAGCCGAGACGGCACTCGAGAAGTCGACGGAACCCGATGGCACGGCAGCGCCCGACGCTGACGACGCCGACGATACCGAACCCGGGGCGGCGGAAACGGACCGTCCCGCCGACGACCCGATCGTAGTCGACGACGCGCCTGCCGACGAGGCGGGCGTCTCGGACGCCGATACCGAGCCCGCGATCGATGACGCCACTGACGAGAGTGTCGCCGTCGACGCCGACGACGGAGCCCCGACAGATCTCGAGACGGAAACCGATGACGGGACCGACCTCGAGGAGGCCGATACCGCCACCGCTGGGGCCGATACCGTCGACGACGTCGAGACCGACGACGGTGCCGAGACCCCTGCCGCCGATAGCAGCGTTGCCGACGCCGATATCGAAGCCGGCACGGCCGACGACTCGTTCGGTACCGACGACGGCTTCGAACCGTCGGCGGGATTCGACGACGGCCTCGAGACGGCCGACGAGGATCCGTTCGGCGATGAGCCGATCGACGACGCTGCCGACTCGTTCGGTGCCGACGACGAGTTCGAGGTATCGGCCGACTCCGTCGACCTCGAGGACGGGGACGACGGGTTCGGCGGCTTCGATGACGACATCGACGACGGACTCGACGACGACGCGTTCGACGACACCGACGCGTTCGACGTCGATACCGACTTCGGATCGTCGACCGACGAGTCGGAATCCGGATCCGAATCGTCGTTCGGAGACGATGCCGACGACGACGAGAGCGACGATGTCGTCCGGACCGTCGAGGAACCCGAGTTCGAGATTCCGGACATCGAGATTCCCGACACGGACGTCGAGCAGGATGCCGACGACGAGGCCGACGAGATCCAGTCGGTCCGAGTCGACGTCGAACAGGTCGACTCCCTGCTGAACCTCGTCGAGGGACTGGTGACCAGTCGCGTTCGCCTCCGGCACGCGGCCGAGGCCAACGACGACAACGACGCGCTCGAGACGGAACTCGACGCGCTGTCGGACCTGACGACCGACCTGCAGGAGACGGTGATGGACATCCGACTGGTTCCGCTGCGGACGGTCACGAACCGCCTGCCGCGGGTCGTCCGCGACATCGCCCGCGAACAGGACAAGGAGGTCGCCTTCGAGATGACCGGTGAGGACGTCGAACTCGACCGAAGTATCCTCGATCGCATCGGCGATCCGCTGATCCACCTGGTTCGCAACGCCGTCGACCACGGGGTCGAACCGCCCGCCGAGCGCGAAGCCGCCGACAAACCCACCGAGGGTAGCGTCGAAGTCCACGCCGACCGTGAAAGCGATCGCGTGACGATCACCGTCGAGGACGACGGCAGCGGGCTCGATCCCGATCGGCTCCGCGACGAAGCAGTCGAGGCGGGCGTCCTCGAGCCCGAAGTGGCCGCCGAACTTCCCGACGAGGACGCCTACGATCTCATCTTCCATCCCGGCCTCTCGACGGCCGATGAGGTGACCGACGTCAGCGGCCGCGGCGTCGGGATGGACGTCGTCAAGCGGACCGTCGAGGATCTCGAGGGGATGGTTTCGATCGACAGCGAGGCCGGCGAGGGAACGACGGTGACGATGGAACTGCCGGTGACGGTCGCGATCGACGAGATCCTCTTCGTCGAAAGCGGTGGCGAGGAGTTCGGCGTCCCGACCAAGGCAGTCCGGGACATCGAGCCCGCCTCTGCGATCGAAACAACGGACGGCGAGTCGATCCTGCCCGGCGAGGACGGCGACTACCCCGTCGTCTCGTTGGCCGACATCCTCGAAACGCCGGCAGCCGGCGCGAACGGGAACGGCATGGTCGTCCGCATTCGCGACGACGTCCGCGAGGTCGCCCTGCACTGCGATCGGGTCAGCGGCCAACAGGAAGTCGTCGTCAAGCCCTTCGAAGGCTTCATGAGCGGCGTTCCTGGGATCAGCGGCGCGACGGTTCGGGGACGGGGGGAGGTAGTCAACATTCTGGACGTGACGACACTATGA
- a CDS encoding CheR family methyltransferase, whose product MIGDGAGEIDPEDLDLPLDDTGGDDDEETFTELLAFVEDELSFATSHYNDSYLDRRVSSRMRRTQCDTYEAYFELLRQDPAEQEALLEALSINVTGFFRNPDVWEGIRTVLRRLSGNGPVRVWSAACADGREPYSLAMLAHDDPEIDESSVYVLGTDISQPALETAREGVYEESRTIDLDEQLSFLDDYRRYVDVDGRNYRIADDVRTNVRFQRHDLINDEPKSGFDLVVCRNLFIYIDNAYKRSMLETIARSLRSSGYLVIGKAETIPPNLQSAFAVREARLRIYQRAESSATDQ is encoded by the coding sequence GTGATCGGCGACGGTGCCGGCGAGATCGATCCCGAAGACCTGGATCTCCCGCTCGACGACACCGGCGGCGACGACGACGAGGAGACGTTCACGGAACTGCTGGCCTTCGTCGAGGACGAACTGTCCTTCGCGACCAGCCACTACAACGATAGCTACCTCGATCGCCGCGTCTCCTCCCGGATGCGACGCACCCAATGTGACACCTACGAGGCGTACTTCGAGTTACTCCGGCAGGATCCGGCCGAACAGGAGGCGCTGCTCGAGGCGCTGAGCATCAACGTCACGGGGTTCTTTCGGAACCCGGACGTCTGGGAGGGGATCCGGACCGTCCTCCGGCGACTCTCCGGAAACGGGCCCGTCCGGGTCTGGAGCGCCGCCTGTGCCGACGGGCGCGAACCCTACTCGTTGGCCATGCTCGCTCACGACGACCCCGAGATCGACGAGTCGTCGGTCTACGTCCTCGGGACCGATATCTCGCAGCCGGCGCTCGAGACGGCCCGCGAGGGCGTCTACGAGGAATCACGGACGATCGATCTGGACGAGCAACTCTCCTTTCTCGACGACTACCGACGGTACGTCGACGTCGACGGCCGCAACTACCGGATCGCCGACGACGTTCGGACGAACGTCCGCTTTCAGCGCCACGACCTGATCAACGACGAGCCCAAATCCGGATTCGACCTCGTCGTCTGCCGGAACCTGTTCATCTACATCGACAACGCGTACAAGCGCTCCATGCTCGAGACCATCGCCCGGTCGCTCCGGTCGTCGGGCTATCTCGTCATCGGGAAGGCCGAAACCATCCCGCCGAACCTCCAGTCGGCCTTTGCCGTCCGCGAGGCCCGCCT
- a CDS encoding chemotaxis protein CheW, whose product MGSASNPDDRQETNDPVTVLTFDLEERRYCVGAESVESVLGVTNDEPLADAADPWDAGTITVAGERVSVVDLPRAFGSSLRTTARVDEPKLLVFSVTDDEDRYYGWLVDDVDVTRSVRPGTLEPPRVETTHVKGRIEIDGDEVVWLDERTIHG is encoded by the coding sequence ATGGGCTCGGCTTCGAACCCCGACGACCGGCAGGAGACGAACGACCCCGTCACCGTCCTCACGTTCGACCTCGAGGAGCGACGCTACTGTGTCGGCGCCGAATCGGTCGAATCGGTCCTTGGCGTGACGAACGACGAGCCCCTCGCGGACGCTGCGGACCCGTGGGACGCGGGAACGATCACGGTCGCCGGCGAGCGGGTCAGCGTCGTCGATCTCCCGCGGGCCTTCGGCTCGTCGCTTCGGACGACCGCCCGCGTCGACGAACCCAAACTGCTCGTCTTCAGCGTGACCGACGACGAGGACCGATACTACGGCTGGCTGGTCGACGACGTCGACGTGACGCGCTCGGTTCGACCCGGCACCCTCGAGCCGCCACGCGTCGAGACGACCCACGTCAAGGGCCGGATCGAGATCGACGGCGACGAAGTCGTCTGGCTCGACGAGCGAACGATTCACGGCTGA
- a CDS encoding DUF5803 family protein, translating into MNRRLLFAMVAVALLTMGAGCSAFSGGISDDQLDQDAEYDDLRDSDADVAIEIEGGNVISNGEFRAVYDLEDTDELSLYRSSLYQDEPLDISAVRYWYPNGTEVNGSDLEIEQGQSETTVQVPDGNGTLAFSGDAGRKTFQLPAYVEGSYEVTVPENHRTSNFFFGDVSPNGYEREVVDDRERLVWDEVDSPISLRYYLTRDIPLFLGLIGVTALLGGIGIAYYYRQIRRLREQREEFGLDVDTEDESDDGPPGLL; encoded by the coding sequence ATGAACCGACGGCTCCTCTTCGCGATGGTCGCAGTCGCCCTGTTGACGATGGGGGCCGGTTGTTCGGCGTTTTCCGGCGGGATCTCCGACGACCAACTCGATCAGGACGCCGAATACGACGATCTGCGCGACAGCGACGCCGACGTCGCGATCGAGATCGAGGGGGGCAACGTGATCAGCAACGGCGAGTTCCGCGCAGTCTACGACCTCGAGGACACCGACGAACTCTCGCTGTATCGCTCCTCGCTCTATCAGGACGAACCGCTCGATATCAGCGCCGTCCGCTACTGGTATCCCAACGGGACCGAAGTGAACGGCTCGGATCTGGAGATCGAGCAGGGCCAGTCCGAAACGACGGTGCAGGTTCCGGACGGGAACGGAACGCTGGCATTCTCCGGTGACGCCGGCCGGAAAACCTTCCAGTTGCCGGCCTACGTCGAAGGTTCCTACGAGGTGACGGTCCCCGAAAACCATCGGACATCGAATTTCTTCTTCGGGGATGTCTCGCCGAACGGCTACGAGCGCGAGGTCGTCGACGACCGAGAACGACTCGTGTGGGACGAAGTCGACAGTCCGATCTCGCTTCGGTACTACCTCACGCGTGACATCCCGCTGTTCCTCGGACTCATCGGTGTAACCGCGCTGCTCGGTGGGATCGGGATCGCCTACTACTACCGGCAGATCAGACGGCTTCGGGAGCAACGCGAGGAGTTCGGGCTCGACGTCGATACCGAGGACGAGTCCGACGACGGGCCGCCGGGACTGTTATAA
- a CDS encoding chemotaxis protein CheD — protein MKTYGTEPGAPTPVQVGISELVVSDGDDTLKSYGLGSCLAIALYDPQSGIGGLAHVMLPDGDAADNSDRKPGKYADTAIRALLRRMVEQGANYTAVEAKIAGGSDMFEFESFGDGVGQRNIAAAKEELEKLGVPLEAEDVGGEHGRTVEFTPGTGSLVVKTSDGDDENGVTEL, from the coding sequence ATGAAGACCTACGGCACCGAACCGGGCGCACCGACGCCGGTCCAGGTCGGCATCTCCGAACTCGTCGTCAGCGACGGCGACGACACGCTCAAATCCTACGGGCTGGGGTCGTGTCTGGCGATCGCCCTGTACGACCCGCAATCAGGGATCGGCGGCTTGGCACACGTCATGTTACCCGATGGCGACGCCGCCGACAACAGCGACCGCAAGCCGGGCAAGTACGCCGACACGGCCATCCGGGCACTGCTGCGCCGGATGGTCGAACAGGGTGCCAACTATACGGCCGTCGAGGCCAAGATCGCCGGCGGCAGCGACATGTTCGAGTTCGAAAGCTTCGGCGACGGTGTCGGCCAACGCAACATCGCCGCCGCGAAAGAGGAACTCGAGAAGCTCGGTGTCCCCCTCGAGGCCGAAGACGTCGGCGGCGAACACGGTCGCACCGTCGAGTTCACCCCTGGGACGGGGAGCCTCGTGGTCAAGACCTCCGACGGCGACGACGAAAACGGAGTGACGGAACTGTGA
- a CDS encoding chemotaxis protein CheC, which translates to MTMMVDIRKLSFINEMAKVGTNGVADNMSKLTGEDAQMEVTKTNFIDVDDIESQLDAGKRVGVRVRLLDPPHGHILILFPEASAKKITAIMLRDVVDDMGDVSGKMARSAVEEMGNMMASGFIDGWADVLGRAIDIAAPQLVYAPTGEIVTRTASLGGDDLALFFDSDLSVPSYQIEAEIYAFPDLEEFVEMVNGIEVQPA; encoded by the coding sequence ATGACGATGATGGTCGACATTCGAAAGCTGAGTTTCATAAACGAGATGGCGAAAGTCGGGACGAACGGCGTCGCCGACAACATGAGCAAACTGACCGGCGAGGACGCCCAGATGGAGGTGACCAAGACCAACTTCATCGACGTCGACGACATCGAGTCACAGCTCGACGCCGGGAAGCGCGTCGGCGTCCGGGTCCGGCTGCTCGATCCCCCACACGGTCACATCCTCATCCTCTTCCCCGAGGCCAGCGCCAAGAAGATCACGGCGATCATGCTGCGTGACGTCGTCGACGACATGGGCGACGTCTCGGGCAAGATGGCCCGTAGTGCCGTCGAAGAGATGGGCAACATGATGGCCAGTGGCTTCATCGACGGCTGGGCCGACGTGCTTGGCCGTGCGATCGATATCGCCGCGCCACAGCTGGTCTACGCCCCGACGGGCGAGATCGTCACCCGGACTGCGAGTCTCGGCGGTGACGACCTCGCGCTGTTTTTCGACTCCGACCTGTCGGTCCCCAGCTACCAGATCGAGGCGGAGATCTACGCGTTCCCGGATCTGGAAGAGTTCGTGGAAATGGTCAACGGCATCGAAGTCCAACCCGCATGA
- a CDS encoding chemotaxis protein CheC, which yields MKLDVNALGTFYRMAREGAGIAAGRLTHMMGVETQVGVTKLNFMRGREIRRDFEDSTEKVGVRVKLTGAIEGYSVVVFERESAFRVVETLLAEAGPDAEIEGDAGEPDEFDEMTESAATEVGHIINSGFIDGWADVLEAVIDVSTPEFVEGVSAEPFFGDIDEAPGDDDLALLFQSRIETVGTEVGFNHYLFPKRESMSKLLERLRTSEGIEYDKLDGFDRMAERGAEEVAETATTLTGIDTSVEIRRLNFVSLEAIPEQVAEEKLVGVAFEFDGMPSGYLLFLFDEESAHEIVDAMVPMEVDEDGFGEMGTSAIKELGNIMASGFLDGWANVLDTTIDHSTPEFIHDMGAAAVDPVIIQLGENQDFAFVFDTVVVADGREFDCEVYAIPDESDLERALNSLDVDRIEDAKTTAEFQEVDTT from the coding sequence ATGAAACTCGACGTCAACGCACTCGGCACGTTCTACCGGATGGCCCGCGAGGGTGCCGGGATCGCCGCCGGCCGACTGACCCACATGATGGGCGTCGAGACGCAGGTCGGCGTCACGAAGCTCAACTTCATGCGCGGGCGCGAGATCCGCCGTGACTTCGAGGACTCGACCGAGAAGGTCGGCGTTCGCGTCAAACTCACCGGCGCGATCGAGGGCTACTCGGTCGTCGTCTTCGAGCGCGAGAGCGCGTTCCGCGTCGTCGAGACGCTGCTGGCCGAGGCCGGCCCCGACGCGGAAATCGAGGGCGACGCGGGCGAACCCGACGAGTTCGACGAGATGACCGAAAGCGCCGCGACGGAGGTCGGCCACATCATAAACAGCGGGTTCATCGACGGCTGGGCCGACGTCCTCGAGGCCGTCATCGACGTCTCGACACCCGAGTTCGTCGAAGGCGTCTCCGCGGAGCCGTTCTTCGGCGACATCGACGAAGCGCCGGGCGACGACGACCTCGCCTTGCTCTTCCAGAGCCGGATCGAGACCGTCGGCACCGAAGTCGGGTTCAATCACTACCTGTTCCCGAAACGGGAGTCGATGTCGAAGCTCTTAGAGCGGCTGCGCACCAGCGAGGGTATCGAGTACGACAAGTTAGACGGGTTCGATCGGATGGCCGAACGGGGCGCGGAGGAAGTCGCCGAAACCGCCACGACGCTGACCGGCATCGACACCAGCGTCGAGATCCGGCGGCTCAACTTCGTCTCGCTCGAGGCCATTCCGGAGCAGGTCGCCGAGGAGAAACTCGTCGGCGTCGCCTTCGAGTTCGACGGGATGCCAAGCGGCTATCTGCTCTTCCTGTTCGACGAGGAGTCGGCCCACGAGATCGTCGACGCGATGGTCCCGATGGAGGTCGACGAGGACGGCTTCGGCGAGATGGGGACCAGCGCGATCAAGGAACTGGGCAACATCATGGCCAGTGGCTTCCTCGACGGCTGGGCGAACGTCTTGGACACGACGATCGACCACTCGACCCCCGAGTTCATCCACGACATGGGTGCCGCGGCCGTCGATCCCGTTATCATCCAACTCGGTGAGAACCAGGACTTCGCGTTCGTCTTCGACACGGTCGTCGTGGCCGACGGCCGCGAGTTCGACTGTGAAGTGTACGCCATTCCGGACGAATCGGACCTCGAGCGGGCGCTGAACAGCTTGGACGTCGATCGGATCGAAGACGCCAAGACGACGGCCGAGTTCCAGGAAGTCGATACCACATGA
- the cheB gene encoding chemotaxis-specific protein-glutamate methyltransferase CheB gives MTRVLVVDDSKFMRTVIGNALEEAGYEVERAEDGATGVERAAAIDPDVVTMDVEMPGMDGIDAVERIMATNPTPILMLSVHTEEGTTATLDALERGAADFLHKPDGSGSRNIAHLTDEVVEAVDDLAAAEVSSMALARAAATAHATRTGRAGAGEATTGNAVAGGSTETQVSDRSAVGPDVPSVGSGSGIDEDAAPVTVDGDTETAPTVVIGASTGGPKLIERLFERLPAALEAKVLVVQHMPPGFTERFAERLDARSGYDVSEAADRERLAPGEAAVAPGGVHLEVASNVGDRLRLRLDDGERVHGVRPSIDVTMESVAARITDPICGVVMTGMGRDGAAGIEAIDAAGGHTIAQDEATSPVFGIPCQAIETGCVDTVAPADGIADAIVDAFTTDGENDD, from the coding sequence ATGACGCGAGTACTCGTTGTCGACGACTCGAAGTTCATGCGGACAGTCATCGGCAACGCGCTCGAGGAGGCCGGTTACGAGGTCGAACGGGCCGAAGACGGTGCGACCGGCGTCGAACGCGCCGCCGCAATCGATCCGGACGTCGTAACGATGGACGTCGAGATGCCCGGGATGGACGGGATCGACGCCGTCGAGCGAATCATGGCGACGAATCCGACACCCATTCTCATGCTCAGCGTCCACACGGAGGAGGGAACGACGGCCACGCTCGACGCGTTAGAGCGCGGGGCCGCGGACTTCCTCCACAAGCCCGACGGCTCGGGCTCGCGCAACATCGCACACCTCACCGACGAGGTCGTCGAAGCCGTCGACGACCTCGCCGCCGCGGAGGTATCCTCGATGGCACTGGCTCGAGCGGCCGCGACAGCCCATGCGACCCGCACTGGGCGGGCCGGCGCGGGTGAAGCTACGACCGGCAACGCCGTCGCCGGCGGGAGTACGGAGACGCAGGTATCCGATCGCTCCGCAGTCGGCCCCGACGTCCCCAGCGTCGGTTCCGGGTCCGGGATCGACGAGGACGCAGCGCCAGTGACCGTCGACGGCGACACCGAGACCGCCCCGACGGTCGTCATCGGCGCGTCGACCGGCGGCCCGAAGCTCATCGAACGACTGTTCGAGCGACTCCCGGCCGCCCTCGAGGCGAAAGTACTGGTCGTCCAGCACATGCCGCCGGGGTTTACCGAGCGGTTCGCCGAACGACTCGACGCACGCAGCGGCTACGACGTAAGCGAGGCCGCGGATCGCGAGCGACTGGCACCCGGCGAAGCGGCCGTCGCTCCGGGCGGCGTCCACCTCGAGGTAGCGAGCAACGTCGGCGACCGGCTCCGTCTGCGACTCGACGACGGCGAACGGGTCCACGGCGTCCGGCCGTCGATCGACGTGACGATGGAAAGCGTCGCCGCCCGGATCACCGACCCGATCTGTGGCGTCGTCATGACCGGGATGGGCCGCGACGGCGCGGCCGGCATCGAGGCGATCGACGCTGCTGGCGGTCACACGATCGCACAGGACGAGGCGACGAGCCCGGTCTTTGGCATCCCCTGTCAGGCAATCGAAACTGGCTGCGTGGACACGGTCGCGCCCGCCGACGGCATCGCCGACGCGATCGTCGACGCGTTCACGACGGACGGTGAGAACGATGACTGA
- a CDS encoding chemotaxis protein CheW — protein sequence MAPDLSEKLLGIDTDDDRPGDGDEDDQETLFQFVFVGVGEHRLALPVDAVRTIAEPPDELTRVPRAPPAIEGLMDLRGEITAVIDPRVHFPVTEERSGRERLLVLDRPSDRQSAAIRVDEVIGVETVPESDIVDAESVADSDLTGDALEHPLVVAIVTKERDPSVDVGGIRSERPTNDGIGAVPGAEMGGGTEAGGSAALSMGSAGSALGESIGDTFEVEPTDESAAEPDEGDGEETTTEIVVEATAVVDIERLLLASGGS from the coding sequence ATGGCCCCGGATCTCTCGGAAAAGCTTCTCGGAATCGATACCGACGACGACCGGCCCGGTGACGGCGACGAGGACGACCAGGAGACATTGTTCCAGTTCGTCTTCGTCGGCGTCGGCGAACATCGACTCGCGCTCCCGGTCGATGCGGTCAGAACCATCGCGGAACCGCCGGACGAACTGACACGGGTCCCGCGTGCCCCGCCCGCAATCGAGGGGCTGATGGACCTTCGTGGGGAGATCACGGCCGTCATCGATCCGCGGGTCCACTTCCCGGTCACCGAGGAGCGGTCGGGCCGCGAGCGCCTGCTCGTTCTCGACCGGCCGAGCGATCGGCAGTCGGCCGCGATCCGGGTCGACGAGGTCATCGGCGTCGAGACAGTGCCGGAAAGCGACATCGTCGACGCCGAGTCGGTCGCGGACAGCGACCTCACGGGTGACGCCCTCGAGCATCCGCTGGTCGTCGCGATCGTGACCAAAGAGCGGGATCCGAGCGTCGACGTCGGCGGTATCCGCTCCGAGCGACCGACCAACGACGGGATCGGTGCTGTCCCCGGTGCCGAGATGGGTGGCGGAACCGAAGCCGGCGGCTCCGCGGCCCTGTCCATGGGGTCGGCAGGCAGCGCGCTCGGGGAGTCGATCGGCGACACGTTCGAAGTCGAGCCGACCGACGAGTCGGCCGCCGAACCCGATGAGGGCGACGGGGAGGAGACGACGACGGAGATCGTCGTCGAAGCGACGGCCGTGGTCGACATCGAGCGGTTGTTATTGGCGTCCGGTGGCTCGTAA
- the cheY gene encoding chemotaxis protein CheY yields the protein MSTGVLIVDDSHFMRNLLRQILEQDYRILGEASNGAEAVKLYKEHDPDIVMMDIVMPKCNGIKATAAIKKIDPDARVIMCTSVGQREKMKLAVKAGADGYVTKPFEEPSVRKALSDVVAA from the coding sequence ATGTCGACAGGGGTGCTCATCGTGGACGACTCTCATTTTATGCGGAACCTCTTGCGTCAGATCTTGGAACAGGATTACCGCATCCTCGGAGAGGCGTCCAACGGCGCTGAAGCCGTCAAACTGTACAAAGAACACGATCCCGACATCGTCATGATGGACATCGTGATGCCGAAATGCAACGGCATCAAGGCGACCGCGGCGATCAAGAAGATCGATCCGGATGCCCGCGTCATCATGTGTACGAGCGTCGGACAGCGTGAGAAAATGAAACTCGCCGTGAAAGCTGGGGCGGACGGCTACGTTACGAAACCGTTCGAAGAACCCAGCGTCAGAAAGGCCCTCTCGGACGTCGTCGCTGCATGA